In Papio anubis isolate 15944 chromosome 20, Panubis1.0, whole genome shotgun sequence, a single window of DNA contains:
- the ZSCAN1 gene encoding zinc finger and SCAN domain-containing protein 1 has translation MLPRPKAPASPRRPQTPTLSEQDADPGPASPRDTEAQRLRFRQFQYHVAGGPHLALGQLWTLCRQWLRPEARSKEQMLELLVLEQFLGALPSKMRTWVQSQGPRSCREAASLVEDLTQMCQQEVLVSLDSVEHQDWSFGEEEDGKSPRSQREPSQASELILDAAAAAPALPEESEWLEPTQLLQSLHTRAEAEAPHAPGLLGSRAHLSLKPCIWDEPEDLLAGPSSDLRAEGAVISSLKGPSAQRISPRRRNRNTDQSVRHQPSLKHTKGGTQEAAAAVSATLRGPRGGRPFQCADCGMVFTWVTHFIEHQKTHREEGPFPCPECGRVFLHSSVLAEHGKIHLLEPPRKKVPRSKGPRESAPPRDGAQGSVAPRSPKRPFQCSVCGKAFPWMVHLIDHQKLHTAHGHM, from the exons ATGCTCCCACGGCCCAAAGCCCCTGCCTCCCCCAGACGCCCCCAGACCCCAACCCTGAGTGAGCAGGACGCGGACCCTGGGCCAGCAAGCCCCAGGGACACCGAAGCCCAGCGTCTGCGCTTCAGGCAGTTCCAGTACCACGTGGCAGGCGGGCCTCACCTCGCGCTGGGCCAGCTCTGGACGCTGTGCCGCCAGTGGCTGAGGCCCGAGGCGCGCTCCAAGGAGCAGATGCTGGAGCTGCTGGTGCTGGAGCAGTTCCTGGGCGCGCTGCCCAGCAAGATGCGGACCTGGGTGCAGTCACAGGGCCCCCGAAGCTGCAGGGAGGCCGCCAGCCTGGTGGAGGACCTGACACAGATGTGCCAGCAGGAAG TTCTGGTATCTCTGGACTCGGTCGAACACCAGGACTGGAGTTTCGGTGAGGAGGAAGATGGGAAGAGTCCAAGGTCCCAGAGAGAACCATCCCAG GCGTCTGAGCTGATTCTGGATGCAGCGGCAGCAGCCCCGGCACTCCCTGAGGAAAGTGAGTGGCTGGAGCCCACCCAGCTCCTGCAGAGTCTGCACACCAGAGCGGAGGCCGAGGCGCCCCATGCCCCTGGCTTGCTGG GGTCCCGGGCCCACCTGTCTCTGAAGCCATGTATCTGGGACGAGCCTGAGGATCTTCTCGCAGGGCCCTCCTCAGACCTGCGTGCAGAAGGGGCTGTGATCTCAAGCCTCAAGGGTCCGAGTGCTCAGAGAATCAGTCCCCgaaggagaaacaggaacactgaCCAGAGCGTCCGCCACCAGCCATCCCTCAAGCACACCAAAGGTGGCACCCAAGAGGCTGCTGCAGCGGTCTCAGCAACGCTGCGTGGGCCCCGAGGTGGGCGGCCCTTCCAGTGTGCCGACTGCGGGATGGTCTTCACCTGGGTCACCCACTTCATCGAGCACCAGAAGACCCATCGCGAGGAAGGGCCCTTTCCGTGCCCCGAGTGTGGCAGGGTCTTCCTGCACAGCTCTGTCCTTGCTGAGCACGGCAAGATCCACCTGTTGGAGCCACCCAGGAAGAAAGTCCCCCGGAGCAAGGGCCCCCGGGAGTCCGCCCCACCCAGGGATGGAGCCCAAGGCTCAGTGGCCCCTCGCAGCCCCAAGAGACCCTTCCAGTGTAGCGTCTGCGGGAAGGCCTTCCCCTGGATGGTCCACCTCATCGACCATCAGAAACTCCACACGGCCCACGGCCACATGTGA